In Symmachiella dynata, the following are encoded in one genomic region:
- a CDS encoding protein kinase domain-containing protein: MSSVDPLETSSPVEPAPRVPEGACAQLMFRGPDGQTIEKSVLRYTTLIGSGPRCNVQLLDPEIAEAHCIVTVESGVLRVRDLRSAAGTRVNGQSIQVATLAEGDTIEVGRFSFLVATDLQGAPPIPDVPTATEGEEPPFAELTFVGPDGAPLKKNILRPSTLIGSAPGCNMQLVASAISHAHCVLTMEYGSLRVRDLRSETGTKVNGVSVEIAALTDGDKLEIGSFAFLVKTNLAPRPLLSGLPSQPLPVETTTASAREELAALQSELAAAQAELAEAQKELAQTQAQQSAAQASLTEATEKLELQQQKFQQQLTEFETRQAEFQNAQQELERGQQELERDREQLETKQQAADEAAAQFQQQQKDLQAEQSQFAERQREWDTKIQEHQDHVQHSEAALVALESNRKQLEQQDAELTAARAELGEREQLLADRESATAARQSTLDSRQTELESRQSALDELRQTLNQRDAESLSTLDRITQQQKALETEQGQLTAQQKAAEDQRRVLDQLREELDQRDTKSQSQLDRLAQQQESLEAERVKFTAKQQDLAAEKQRHQEEVAKFETEWMRVEEQKDRDQANGEMLRMRFDELEAKRAKFLSEQETFSAASVAFEAAQAAAQKTQDEEKLKLQEQQTLIESREAQVARREQAAEEAQAAHDSAVAALQQDQENLETAKHELAQQQESLDELRRQLDDETRKLAEQEQAHDARHGELQQESESLREQQQALKEQQTSLAQQATEQDHQREELEQQRQEILASEQRLREEQDAHAREAAETSAARLAFETAQSTAKTATLEIEEQNRETAQRLEQEQERLTADQQKLADQQAELEQQTRQFEIERRELSELKIELEEQQATLKQKTDLLEQSAAAHETTVQTFAAQTAEHDTAQQTLHEERAQLETAQMEFLQALAVLKADQNELQQQREAAVRAEEVITRERETLQQVRAALDVELETLSQQQAEHAQQAARLTDEAAAVEKAQQQLREEEAQLAQQRDSQADKQHQLEVMASEIELQKSTLENNEGELAEARAAFEADVAAFQNDVAELETQKADFAQQQLEATSNLIDEFHNVSAEMDEFQLEISNPPANGNGHNDQRPAESGNASSVVAVSATSLAGGGMGRTHIDWLLDGRRYRGFFIGHFRILELLGTGSTGWLYEAEDTRDGSTVVLKVLSAQHLANAGMRARFDLESRAALEFDHPNIIRAIESGSADDAQYLVMEVAYGATLQELIELNGPVPCAQACDIIAQAARGLQHIHEAGIIHRDIKPANLLLLHDGELKIIDFGLALIRGDADELSLKVDHGHDCMGTPDYIPPEQARDSFSVDATADIYSLGCTLYFALTGEVPFPHNAVNDKLKAHREDAPRQVSELVSDVPQEVSDIVSLMMAKDCNQRYQTAAEVAQALKPFAQRGPVYFDFHKLLADRAVTAKKRMFLLANHDISRPVTNTNVKSKTAAAKKSTPAIEPELAGS, from the coding sequence ATGAGTAGCGTCGATCCCTTGGAAACATCCAGCCCAGTTGAACCGGCACCGCGGGTTCCTGAGGGAGCATGCGCCCAGCTGATGTTTCGCGGACCGGACGGGCAAACCATCGAGAAGAGCGTCCTCCGCTATACGACGTTGATCGGTTCCGGCCCCCGCTGCAACGTGCAACTGCTCGATCCGGAAATCGCCGAAGCGCACTGTATCGTGACCGTCGAATCGGGCGTGCTCCGCGTCCGCGACCTCCGCAGCGCCGCGGGCACACGCGTGAACGGCCAGTCCATCCAAGTCGCCACCCTGGCCGAAGGGGACACGATCGAGGTGGGCCGCTTTTCGTTTTTAGTGGCGACAGATCTCCAAGGCGCTCCCCCCATCCCCGATGTGCCCACAGCCACTGAGGGTGAAGAGCCGCCCTTTGCTGAACTCACATTCGTTGGGCCCGATGGCGCGCCGCTGAAAAAGAATATCCTCCGGCCATCAACGTTGATCGGATCGGCCCCCGGCTGCAATATGCAACTGGTCGCCAGCGCTATCAGCCATGCGCATTGTGTGCTGACGATGGAGTACGGCAGCCTACGTGTGCGAGACTTGCGGAGCGAAACAGGAACCAAGGTCAATGGCGTCTCCGTCGAAATCGCCGCTCTGACAGATGGCGATAAGCTGGAGATCGGCTCCTTCGCATTTTTGGTGAAGACCAACCTTGCCCCACGTCCTCTACTGAGCGGACTACCATCACAGCCTCTCCCCGTCGAGACAACCACAGCTTCAGCCCGTGAGGAATTGGCGGCCCTCCAGTCCGAACTGGCGGCTGCGCAGGCTGAATTGGCCGAGGCACAAAAGGAACTGGCCCAAACACAAGCCCAGCAGTCTGCGGCTCAAGCAAGTTTGACCGAAGCGACGGAGAAACTCGAACTTCAACAGCAAAAATTCCAACAACAGCTCACGGAGTTCGAAACCAGGCAGGCGGAATTTCAAAACGCACAACAAGAACTCGAGCGTGGGCAACAGGAACTCGAGCGCGATCGCGAGCAGCTGGAAACGAAACAGCAAGCCGCTGATGAGGCAGCAGCGCAATTTCAGCAGCAGCAGAAAGATCTACAGGCTGAACAATCACAGTTCGCCGAACGGCAGCGGGAATGGGACACCAAAATCCAGGAGCACCAGGATCACGTCCAACACTCAGAAGCCGCGCTGGTCGCGCTCGAGTCCAACCGCAAGCAACTCGAACAACAGGACGCGGAACTCACCGCTGCCCGCGCGGAATTGGGCGAACGCGAACAACTCCTAGCTGACCGTGAATCCGCAACGGCCGCACGGCAGTCGACGTTGGATTCTCGACAAACCGAGTTGGAAAGCCGACAGAGCGCGTTGGATGAGTTGCGTCAAACATTAAATCAGCGCGACGCCGAGTCGCTGTCTACACTCGACCGTATTACGCAACAGCAAAAAGCCTTGGAAACGGAACAGGGCCAATTGACTGCGCAGCAGAAGGCGGCCGAGGATCAGCGTCGCGTCTTGGATCAATTGCGTGAGGAGCTAGACCAGCGCGATACAAAATCACAGTCGCAGCTCGATCGCCTGGCGCAGCAACAAGAGTCGTTGGAAGCGGAACGCGTTAAGTTTACCGCCAAACAACAAGACTTGGCTGCGGAAAAACAGCGGCATCAAGAGGAGGTCGCCAAGTTCGAGACAGAATGGATGCGCGTCGAAGAGCAAAAAGACCGGGACCAAGCCAACGGCGAAATGCTGCGGATGCGTTTTGACGAACTCGAAGCGAAACGTGCCAAATTCTTATCAGAGCAAGAAACCTTCAGCGCAGCCAGTGTCGCATTCGAAGCCGCACAAGCTGCCGCTCAAAAAACGCAGGATGAAGAAAAACTCAAACTGCAGGAACAACAAACGCTCATAGAGTCGCGTGAAGCCCAGGTTGCTCGCCGCGAACAAGCAGCCGAAGAAGCACAAGCCGCGCATGATTCAGCAGTCGCCGCGCTGCAACAGGATCAAGAAAACCTGGAAACGGCAAAACATGAGTTGGCGCAGCAACAAGAATCGCTCGACGAACTTCGCCGCCAACTGGACGACGAAACCCGCAAACTCGCCGAGCAAGAACAAGCACACGACGCACGTCACGGCGAACTACAGCAAGAATCGGAATCCTTGCGTGAGCAGCAACAAGCGCTCAAGGAACAACAAACCTCCCTCGCGCAGCAAGCCACTGAACAGGACCATCAACGGGAAGAATTGGAACAACAGCGGCAAGAAATCCTCGCCAGCGAGCAACGTCTGCGGGAAGAACAGGATGCCCACGCCCGCGAAGCCGCCGAGACCAGCGCTGCGAGGTTGGCGTTTGAGACCGCTCAGTCGACAGCAAAAACGGCTACCCTCGAAATCGAGGAACAAAACCGCGAAACCGCCCAGCGACTTGAGCAGGAACAGGAGCGTTTGACCGCGGACCAACAAAAGTTAGCCGACCAGCAAGCGGAGCTGGAGCAACAAACCCGGCAGTTCGAAATCGAGCGGCGGGAATTGAGCGAACTCAAAATCGAACTGGAAGAACAACAGGCGACGCTCAAGCAGAAGACAGACTTATTGGAACAATCCGCTGCCGCCCACGAAACCACCGTGCAAACCTTCGCTGCGCAAACGGCCGAACACGACACCGCGCAGCAAACGCTCCACGAAGAGCGGGCGCAGTTGGAAACAGCGCAAATGGAATTCCTCCAGGCGCTGGCGGTCTTGAAAGCGGACCAGAATGAACTCCAGCAGCAGCGCGAAGCGGCCGTGCGGGCCGAAGAGGTTATAACGCGTGAACGGGAAACACTACAGCAAGTCCGTGCTGCGCTCGATGTAGAGTTAGAGACACTGAGTCAGCAACAGGCCGAACATGCCCAACAGGCGGCCCGGCTGACTGACGAAGCGGCGGCTGTCGAAAAAGCTCAACAGCAACTACGTGAGGAAGAGGCGCAACTCGCCCAACAGCGCGACAGCCAAGCGGACAAACAACACCAACTGGAAGTGATGGCCAGCGAAATCGAATTGCAGAAATCCACCCTCGAAAACAACGAAGGCGAATTGGCCGAAGCCCGCGCCGCTTTCGAAGCCGACGTAGCTGCGTTCCAAAATGACGTCGCAGAACTCGAGACACAAAAAGCAGATTTCGCCCAGCAACAATTAGAAGCGACCTCGAATCTGATCGACGAGTTTCACAACGTCTCGGCCGAGATGGACGAATTTCAGTTGGAGATTTCCAACCCGCCCGCCAACGGCAATGGCCACAATGATCAACGGCCTGCCGAATCGGGCAATGCTTCCTCGGTCGTCGCCGTCTCCGCCACCTCACTCGCGGGCGGCGGCATGGGACGCACGCATATCGATTGGTTGCTGGACGGTCGCCGTTACCGCGGATTTTTCATCGGACATTTCCGGATTCTCGAACTGCTCGGCACCGGCAGCACGGGTTGGCTGTATGAAGCTGAGGATACCCGCGACGGCAGCACGGTCGTCCTCAAAGTGCTCTCCGCCCAGCATCTCGCCAATGCCGGTATGCGGGCACGGTTTGATTTGGAATCCCGCGCGGCGCTGGAGTTCGATCACCCCAACATCATTCGCGCGATCGAGTCGGGCAGCGCCGACGACGCCCAGTACCTCGTGATGGAGGTCGCCTACGGGGCGACGCTGCAGGAACTGATCGAACTCAACGGGCCGGTTCCCTGCGCGCAGGCTTGCGACATCATCGCCCAAGCAGCACGAGGGCTGCAGCACATTCACGAAGCGGGTATCATCCATCGCGACATCAAGCCGGCCAACTTATTACTACTGCACGACGGCGAATTGAAGATCATCGATTTCGGGCTGGCGCTGATTCGCGGCGACGCTGATGAGCTAAGCTTGAAAGTCGACCACGGGCACGACTGCATGGGCACGCCGGACTACATTCCGCCCGAACAAGCCCGCGACAGCTTCTCCGTCGACGCCACCGCCGACATCTACAGCCTGGGCTGCACGCTATATTTCGCACTCACCGGCGAAGTTCCCTTCCCGCACAACGCCGTCAACGACAAGCTCAAGGCACATCGAGAAGATGCTCCGCGGCAAGTCAGTGAGTTAGTCTCCGACGTTCCGCAGGAAGTCTCCGACATTGTCAGCTTGATGATGGCCAAGGACTGTAACCAGCGCTACCAAACGGCCGCAGAAGTCGCGCAAGCACTCAAGCCGTTTGCGCAACGCGGCCCGGTTTACTTCGACTTTCACAAACTCCTGGCCGACCGCGCCGTCACGGCAAAAAAACGTATGTTCCTGCTCGCCAACCACGACATCAGCCGCCCGGTGACGAACACCAACGTCAAAAGCAAAACCGCCGCTGCCAAGAAGTCGACCCCCGCCATCGAACCGGAACTCGCCGGCTCGTGA
- a CDS encoding alpha/beta hydrolase, whose translation MIQNRMLAMALMFVLAVAATSASAAEKGPYVQHEDVVYGQEYGVALVMDIFVPTGEKNGVGIVDVVSGAWHSDRGKIRQHKMAQMYDIFTKKGFTVFAVRPGSITKFSAGEMLQNIKQGVRWVKAHAEEYGVDPNNLGMTGASAGGHLACLASVTAHKGEKSDGTDVKATAIFFPPTDFTMYGTTAVDPKGDDRFGQIVRALAFRDGIDGLSDEEITKKIEAISPAKLVHKQAPAFLFIHGDADPAVPLQQSEVMVEALKNAGVEVKLIVKPGGGHPWPTIPEEVAVLADWLESQLVKKQ comes from the coding sequence ATGATTCAAAATCGCATGTTGGCAATGGCGTTGATGTTCGTGTTGGCTGTGGCCGCTACTTCGGCGAGCGCAGCAGAAAAAGGACCGTACGTCCAGCACGAAGATGTGGTGTATGGCCAAGAGTACGGTGTGGCGCTGGTGATGGATATTTTTGTGCCGACCGGTGAGAAAAACGGTGTGGGAATTGTCGATGTTGTGAGCGGCGCTTGGCATTCCGACCGGGGTAAGATCAGACAGCACAAAATGGCGCAGATGTACGACATCTTCACCAAGAAGGGATTCACGGTCTTCGCCGTGCGGCCCGGATCGATTACCAAATTTTCTGCCGGGGAAATGCTGCAAAACATCAAGCAGGGCGTCCGCTGGGTGAAGGCGCACGCGGAAGAGTATGGCGTCGATCCGAATAATTTGGGAATGACCGGCGCTTCGGCCGGCGGGCACTTGGCCTGTTTGGCCTCAGTGACCGCCCACAAAGGGGAGAAGTCCGACGGCACAGATGTTAAAGCGACGGCGATCTTCTTTCCGCCGACCGATTTTACAATGTACGGCACCACAGCCGTCGATCCCAAGGGGGACGACCGGTTTGGTCAAATTGTGCGCGCCTTGGCATTTCGTGACGGCATCGACGGCCTGAGCGATGAGGAAATCACCAAGAAAATCGAGGCGATATCACCGGCGAAGCTGGTCCACAAACAGGCGCCGGCGTTTTTGTTCATTCATGGCGACGCCGACCCGGCGGTCCCGTTGCAACAATCCGAGGTGATGGTCGAAGCCCTGAAAAACGCCGGGGTCGAAGTCAAATTGATCGTCAAACCGGGCGGCGGACATCCCTGGCCAACGATCCCCGAAGAGGTCGCCGTGCTGGCCGATTGGCTGGAATCGCAGTTGGTCAAGAAGCAATGA
- a CDS encoding patatin-like phospholipase family protein: MDSCSTALALGGGGARGLAHLGVIESLLEAEISLNRIVGVSIGSLAGAMYAFNPDIHYAQKSGLEYLLSEEFQRHQKIMFGTQGSDGAAETTGGVFAWYSRAKDYLRANRIFHRVISHPSLLPGLVLRDVVDNLLPDADIADAVIPLSIVAVDLRSGHKVILERGSVREAVRASSSLPGIFPPVEFEGMLLSDVGVFYSLPTTVARSYGMHQVIAVDVSSDMQRIQECGTALDVLMRMDEIGESLFRKQVRDAADLVIRPDVSGIQWFDFSTPQELIDTGRTAGKNALRGWSSSPVEA, from the coding sequence ATGGATTCGTGCAGCACAGCTTTGGCACTAGGCGGCGGTGGTGCCCGCGGTTTGGCGCATCTCGGCGTGATCGAGTCGTTGTTGGAGGCGGAGATCTCGCTGAATCGCATTGTGGGCGTGAGCATCGGCAGTTTGGCCGGCGCCATGTATGCGTTTAACCCGGACATTCACTATGCTCAAAAGTCGGGGCTGGAGTATTTGCTGTCTGAGGAATTTCAGCGGCATCAAAAAATCATGTTCGGCACGCAGGGCTCCGACGGTGCGGCGGAGACGACCGGCGGTGTTTTTGCCTGGTATAGCCGGGCCAAGGATTACCTCCGCGCGAATCGTATTTTTCACCGCGTGATTAGCCACCCTTCCCTTCTGCCGGGACTGGTGTTGCGGGATGTGGTTGACAATCTACTCCCCGATGCCGACATCGCCGATGCGGTGATTCCCTTGAGTATTGTTGCTGTCGATTTGCGGAGCGGTCACAAGGTAATTCTGGAGCGGGGGTCGGTGCGCGAAGCAGTGCGAGCTTCGTCATCGTTGCCGGGGATTTTTCCACCGGTGGAATTCGAGGGGATGTTGCTCAGCGACGTAGGAGTGTTTTATTCCTTGCCCACAACGGTGGCCCGCTCTTACGGCATGCATCAGGTGATTGCGGTCGACGTCAGTTCCGATATGCAGCGGATTCAGGAATGCGGGACGGCACTCGACGTGTTGATGCGGATGGACGAAATCGGCGAGAGTCTGTTTCGCAAACAGGTGCGCGACGCAGCGGATCTGGTGATCCGTCCAGACGTCTCGGGCATTCAGTGGTTTGATTTTTCCACGCCGCAGGAATTGATCGACACAGGGCGCACAGCGGGGAAAAACGCGCTGCGCGGTTGGAGTTCATCGCCGGTCGAGGCATGA
- a CDS encoding acyl-CoA dehydrogenase family protein, whose product MSTETPKAETKPVSPSDETEREEVSFAETAFKLAGKSDDEARRTGAVDSADDQVEKMFEPKYQTANSPAHRAVWDRKVPVDLFDFTTSSPEAGVAKVMDDSLAIVRKHREAGNILNEKKKIRPEILQELGGVGYWGLLVDKEYGGSGAKFANFAQFLTQMAMLDPTISGLASVHGCIGAVDPVRTFGNAEQKERFLPRLASGERLSAFALTEPGAGSDLTALSTVAELQGDEYVVNGEKLFITNVQPGRTIGLVCLIEDKPAVLIVDLPDEENENFQLVPYGIYAMKHTYNMGIKFNNLRVPAENLLKPGRGDGLTIAYHGLNLGRVALCAAASGNMRNMMASMIPWAKYRKTYGATISTRELVQRRLGHLAGYIGAADGLSEWCANLIDQGYRGEMECIIAKIFGSEAQKDAAIELFMKTHGGRSFLEGHILGDNIHEFLAPCIYEGEGEMLGMAYFKSLVKQHGKQFFEPIGFALQKAGIKQPNMMNPSHLMALSGPMMEYGKWLTARKLQRSQTPDWPRMPKNLKAHAEFAADWLQRSSLEITGTMRKFQLKLADRQCRMSELSQRVQDATTMLCTALYAARQTDTLVQDAADCFCQHLTAKLLGQRPSDRYFRSVTAVGEAIVDGGFKSISGLEPDEIMMPYK is encoded by the coding sequence ATGAGCACCGAAACCCCCAAAGCGGAGACTAAACCGGTTTCGCCATCCGATGAAACAGAACGCGAGGAAGTTTCCTTCGCCGAAACCGCCTTCAAGCTGGCCGGCAAGAGCGACGATGAAGCGCGTCGCACCGGGGCTGTGGATAGCGCCGACGATCAAGTCGAAAAGATGTTTGAGCCAAAGTATCAAACGGCCAACAGTCCAGCGCACCGGGCGGTTTGGGATCGTAAGGTCCCGGTCGATTTGTTCGACTTCACGACCAGCTCTCCCGAAGCGGGCGTGGCGAAGGTCATGGACGATTCCCTGGCCATCGTGCGTAAGCATCGCGAAGCGGGCAACATTCTCAACGAGAAGAAAAAGATCCGCCCCGAAATATTGCAGGAGTTGGGCGGCGTTGGCTATTGGGGCTTGCTGGTCGACAAAGAATATGGCGGATCGGGTGCGAAGTTCGCGAACTTCGCGCAGTTCCTGACACAAATGGCGATGCTGGATCCCACGATTAGCGGATTGGCGTCGGTGCATGGTTGTATCGGCGCGGTCGATCCGGTGCGGACCTTCGGCAACGCCGAACAAAAAGAACGCTTTCTCCCGCGACTCGCCTCGGGCGAACGCCTTTCCGCATTCGCCCTGACCGAACCAGGTGCCGGTTCGGACCTGACGGCGCTGAGTACCGTTGCGGAATTGCAAGGCGATGAATATGTCGTTAACGGCGAAAAATTGTTCATCACCAACGTGCAGCCGGGACGGACGATCGGGTTGGTTTGCCTGATCGAAGACAAACCTGCTGTGTTGATTGTCGACTTGCCGGATGAGGAAAACGAGAACTTCCAACTCGTCCCCTACGGCATTTATGCGATGAAGCACACGTATAACATGGGGATCAAGTTCAACAACCTGCGCGTGCCGGCCGAGAACTTGCTCAAGCCGGGCCGTGGCGATGGTTTGACGATTGCCTATCATGGTCTGAACCTGGGCCGCGTCGCTTTGTGTGCGGCAGCTTCGGGCAACATGCGGAATATGATGGCCAGCATGATTCCTTGGGCCAAGTACCGCAAGACTTATGGTGCGACCATTTCCACGCGGGAATTGGTGCAGCGCCGTCTGGGGCATTTGGCCGGCTACATCGGTGCCGCCGACGGACTGTCGGAATGGTGCGCGAATTTGATCGACCAAGGATATCGCGGCGAAATGGAATGTATTATCGCCAAGATCTTCGGCAGCGAAGCCCAGAAGGATGCGGCGATTGAGTTGTTCATGAAGACGCACGGCGGACGTTCGTTCCTGGAAGGGCATATTCTGGGCGACAACATCCACGAGTTTTTGGCGCCGTGTATCTACGAAGGCGAAGGGGAAATGCTCGGCATGGCCTACTTCAAATCGTTGGTTAAGCAACACGGCAAGCAGTTCTTCGAGCCGATCGGTTTTGCTCTGCAAAAAGCGGGTATCAAGCAGCCGAACATGATGAACCCGTCGCACTTGATGGCGCTCTCGGGGCCGATGATGGAGTACGGCAAATGGCTGACTGCTCGCAAATTGCAGCGGAGCCAAACGCCCGATTGGCCACGGATGCCGAAGAATCTCAAAGCCCATGCGGAGTTCGCCGCCGATTGGCTGCAACGTTCCAGTTTGGAAATCACCGGCACGATGCGGAAGTTCCAATTGAAATTGGCGGACCGTCAATGCCGCATGTCCGAATTGTCGCAGCGGGTTCAAGATGCCACTACGATGTTGTGCACAGCCTTGTACGCCGCCCGGCAAACCGACACTTTGGTGCAGGATGCGGCCGATTGCTTCTGTCAGCATCTGACAGCCAAGCTGTTGGGTCAGCGCCCCAGCGACCGTTATTTCCGCAGCGTGACTGCTGTGGGCGAGGCGATCGTCGATGGCGGATTCAAGTCGATCTCTGGCTTGGAGCCTGATGAAATCATGATGCCTTACAAATAA
- a CDS encoding ion transporter: MSKLTTVSHKDDTRSWRERWYEIIFEADTPAGKLFDVLLLIAILLSVLVVMCESVEAIREEYPKLLVRAEWFFTLLFTCEYAMRIVCARRPMRYIFSFYGIVDLLAILPTYIIALPFFEGGRSAQRLAVIRAIRLLRAFRIFKLAHMLSEATALRQAIWSARAKIAVFLSSVLIAVVIVGSAMHLIEGGRENSEGQPIHGFDSIPESMYWAIVTMTTVGYGDVSPTTALGKALAACMMILGYCMIIVPTGIVSAELAHAGRKGLTTQVCPECMAEGHDSDATHCKYCGGKL; encoded by the coding sequence ATGTCCAAACTCACGACCGTCAGCCATAAGGACGACACACGCTCTTGGCGCGAACGGTGGTACGAGATCATCTTCGAAGCTGACACACCCGCCGGCAAGCTTTTCGATGTACTGCTGCTAATAGCCATTCTCCTCAGTGTGTTAGTTGTGATGTGCGAGAGTGTCGAAGCAATTCGCGAAGAATACCCCAAGCTGCTGGTCAGGGCGGAGTGGTTTTTTACGCTTCTATTCACTTGTGAGTATGCGATGCGGATCGTTTGTGCCCGCCGTCCAATGCGCTATATTTTCAGCTTCTACGGCATTGTCGACCTTTTAGCGATCTTGCCGACGTATATCATCGCCCTGCCCTTTTTCGAGGGGGGACGAAGTGCACAGCGTCTGGCAGTCATCAGGGCAATCCGTCTGTTACGTGCCTTTCGAATTTTTAAGCTGGCCCACATGCTGTCAGAAGCGACAGCACTGCGACAGGCGATTTGGTCGGCTCGTGCCAAGATCGCTGTCTTTTTGTCATCCGTGCTGATTGCCGTCGTCATTGTTGGGTCGGCCATGCATTTGATCGAAGGTGGACGCGAAAATTCCGAAGGCCAACCGATCCACGGATTCGACTCGATCCCGGAGAGCATGTACTGGGCTATTGTCACAATGACGACCGTTGGTTACGGCGATGTCTCACCGACAACGGCACTCGGAAAGGCTTTGGCGGCTTGCATGATGATCCTAGGTTACTGCATGATCATTGTGCCGACGGGTATCGTATCGGCCGAGCTGGCTCACGCGGGGCGTAAAGGCCTGACCACACAAGTCTGCCCCGAATGCATGGCGGAAGGGCATGACAGCGACGCCACCCACTGCAAGTATTGTGGGGGGAAATTGTAG
- a CDS encoding FKBP-type peptidyl-prolyl cis-trans isomerase encodes MSQIGPVDNDAPEEFTETDSGLKYRILRKSDGKKATANDSVTVNYRGWLDDQTEFDSSYERGEPISFPLRGVIPGWTEGMQLVGTGGMIELTIPAELGYGQRGAGAAVPPNATLHFIVELISVN; translated from the coding sequence ATGAGTCAAATAGGCCCCGTTGATAATGATGCTCCGGAAGAATTCACAGAGACCGATTCGGGACTCAAGTATCGCATTCTGCGAAAATCTGACGGCAAAAAAGCTACTGCCAACGATTCGGTTACTGTCAACTACCGGGGGTGGCTCGATGATCAGACGGAGTTCGACAGCTCCTACGAACGTGGCGAACCGATTTCGTTCCCGCTGAGGGGGGTGATTCCAGGCTGGACTGAAGGGATGCAGCTTGTTGGTACCGGCGGGATGATTGAACTGACGATTCCCGCTGAGTTGGGCTACGGACAACGAGGTGCCGGTGCCGCGGTTCCACCGAACGCTACACTGCATTTCATCGTCGAGTTGATCAGCGTGAACTGA
- a CDS encoding sialate O-acetylesterase — MQSLLRSGCVLALPILAVTLASVGYSDELQRPDSGKKIKVVLFAGQSNMEGRANGRKITREDQARLKNVQKRIQLAFNHEPIGPLDVVSPSKEIRKSYRRDRIFGPELFFGISLAEAMPNEKFLFIKRTRGSSSLHGCWNPEWSEDKAVLMGEAKHPKLYREYVDYVRRVLDGYSPEDYELCAMLWVQGESDDKAPEAEAAYGATLRMLIEHVRLDTKDKTLPFILFQVGSPQVVDGMRQTAAKVPNVTLIPQSQNPDSPDFYEKMENGHYNDKGMKKLGTRFAEVFLRTYASPQQ; from the coding sequence TTGCAATCTCTTCTGCGTTCAGGTTGTGTTCTAGCTTTGCCAATTCTTGCGGTGACGCTTGCGAGCGTTGGCTATTCCGATGAACTGCAGCGACCTGACTCTGGTAAGAAGATAAAAGTCGTTCTCTTCGCTGGGCAGTCCAACATGGAGGGCCGGGCCAATGGACGCAAAATCACACGAGAGGACCAAGCACGTTTAAAGAATGTGCAAAAGCGCATTCAATTGGCTTTCAACCACGAGCCCATTGGTCCACTCGACGTGGTCTCCCCGTCGAAAGAGATTCGTAAGAGTTACCGCCGCGACCGAATATTCGGCCCCGAACTGTTTTTCGGGATCTCTCTGGCCGAAGCCATGCCAAACGAGAAATTCCTGTTCATCAAACGCACAAGGGGTTCCTCGTCACTTCACGGCTGCTGGAATCCGGAATGGAGCGAGGACAAGGCTGTCCTCATGGGCGAGGCGAAGCACCCCAAACTCTACCGCGAATACGTCGATTACGTGCGGCGGGTACTCGATGGTTATTCGCCTGAAGACTATGAGCTTTGCGCCATGCTCTGGGTGCAGGGTGAATCGGACGACAAAGCGCCCGAAGCTGAGGCTGCGTATGGGGCCACACTGCGGATGCTCATTGAACACGTCCGGTTGGACACCAAGGACAAAACTCTACCTTTCATCCTATTCCAAGTGGGCTCCCCGCAAGTCGTCGACGGGATGAGGCAAACTGCAGCCAAGGTTCCGAACGTCACACTCATCCCCCAAAGCCAGAACCCTGATTCGCCGGACTTCTACGAGAAAATGGAAAATGGTCACTACAACGATAAGGGCATGAAGAAGCTTGGCACACGTTTTGCCGAAGTCTTCTTGCGCACCTACGCGTCACCGCAGCAATAG